A single region of the Chrysoperla carnea chromosome 5, inChrCarn1.1, whole genome shotgun sequence genome encodes:
- the LOC123301140 gene encoding nose resistant to fluoxetine protein 6-like: MIKRLMKFYTLRSKSERSELCEKQSKLLYEGLEKQELWASRIVDSSAKLQNGITKGHSSDVGYFDECIKVQHENIKGKYCLTSTKSNETFNLQKLNEVRKLAEIRPFGANVMDTILREEVLGFWAICVPDGCTSKEVQDHLNTFTGIDNFFVPESGCHTIDTYKSKLHVGDWIVIAGLITLGVVIILSTAYDLCLYYTKTENAHPILIAFSWFTNFQKITTVNNNPDMLPCLNGIRFISMLWVVIGHQYEGSQTPLCVNPLDLFVDWQYRMSSMLIIGATVSVDSFFLLSGCLLMYSFLKMMSKKVPFNVPLFYLHRYLRLTPAYAAVIVLLVTVYRFMGSGPFWDPEASNERCKTAWWSSLLYIQNYVDIFDQCIGPTWYLQIDMQLYILSPLLLIPIKKWPKITVYLLSTLVLIFIVIPTVFAWHYKLAAYLFSTAEGNGNVEHFNTYYRSTYTRAGPWILGLLLGHFLFNLKEKKNILPLDRIFVTIFWALSLATMLYIVFGIHPTISPDYEYDRLFNALFMGLHRVLWAAALSWIIFACVFGYGGPVNWFLSLPIFQILSRLTYSLYLVHGPMLSIREGSYQMPYIFSDIEMWYKFCGTIINSLIVALIWTLTFESPFIVLDTLLMKFLSGSKKKVTPVSTENAKDLSTVQDA, encoded by the exons ATGATAAAaagattaatgaaattttacacattaCGATCAAAGTCTGAACGCAGTGAACTATGTgaaaaacaaagtaaattattatatgaagGTTTAGAGAAGCAAGAGCTATGGGCTAGCCgaa TTGTGGATTCATCAGCTAAATTGCAAAATGGAATTACAAAAGGTCACTCATCTGATGTTGgatattttgatgaatgtatCAAAGTTCAGCATGAAAACATCAAAGGAAAATATTGTTTGACAAGTACAAAATCTAATGAAACCTTcaatctacaaaaattaaatgaagttcgaaaactaGCAGAAATTCGACCA ttTGGAGCTAACGTTATGGATACAATACTAAGAGAAGAAGTATTAGGTTTCTGGGCAATTTGTGTGCCTGATGGATGCACCAGCAAGGAAGTGCAGGatcatttaaatacttttactgGTATCGACAACTTCTTTGTTCCGGAGTCTGGATGCCATACAATAGATACATACAAATCGAAATTACACGTGGGAGATTGGATTGTCAT AGCGGGTTTAATAACTTTGGGTGTagttataattttaagtacagCTTACGATCTGTGTTTATACTACACAAAAACAG aaaatgctCATCCAATATTAATTGCGTTTTCAtggtttacaaattttcaaaaaattacaacagTGAATAATAATCCTGATATGCTACCTTGCTTAAATGGGATCAGATTTATAAGCATGCTATGGGTTGTAATTGGACATCAATATGAGGGATCACAAACACCTTTATGTGTAAACCCACTTGATTTATTCGTGGAT tGGCAATATAGAATGTCTTCGATGTTAATCATTGGAGCTACTGTGTCGGTGgacagtttttttcttttaagtggATGTCTTTTGATGTATAGCTTCCTAAAAATGATGTCAAAAAAAGTTCCATTTAATGTGcctttgttttatttacatcgTTATTTAAG atTAACACCTGCATATGCAgctgtaattgttcttttagtAACAGTTTATCGTTTTATGGGTTCGGGGCCATTTTGGGATCCTGAAGCAAGTAATGAACGTTGCAAAACCGCATGGTGGTCCTCTTTATTGTATATTCAGAATTATGTAGACATTTTCGATCAG TGTATTGGACCAACATGGTATCTTCAAATTGATATGCAATTGTATATATTGTCACCATTGCTGCTAATACCAATAAAGAAATGGCCAAAAATTACTGTCTATTTGCTTTCTACCTTGGtgcttatttttattgtaattccTACAGTCTTTGCATGGCACTATAAATTGGCGGCCTACTT GTTTTCAACAGCCGAAGGTAATGGAAACGTCGAGCATTTTAACACATATTACAGAAGTACATATACCAGAGCTGGTCCATGGATTTTAGGATTGTTGCTTGGacatttcttatttaatttgaaggaaaagaaaaatattttaccctTAGATAGA ATTTTCGTTACAATATTTTGGGCATTATCCCTTGCCACAATGTTATATATCGTATTTGGTATTCATCCAACCATATCACCAGACTACGAATATGATcgtttatttaatgcattattcATGGGATTACACCGCGTTTTATGGGCTGCAGCATTGTCTTGGATAATATTTGCGTGTGTTTTTGGATATGGTGGTCCAGTAAATTGGTTTCTATCATTGCcaatattccaaattttatctaGATTAACGTATTCACTGTACCTGGTACATGGACCTATGTTGAGTATACGTGAAGGATCGTACCAAATGccatatatattttcagatattgaAATG tggTACAAATTTTGTGGTACAATAATAAATTCCTTGATAGTTGCATTAATATGGACGTTGACTTTTGAATCACCATTTATTGTTTTAGATACGTTACTAATGAAATTTC tTTCAGGATCCAAAAAAAAAGTCACACCTGTAAGCACAGAGAACGCCAAAGATCTATCAACCGTACAAGACgcttaa